In one window of Erinaceus europaeus chromosome 17, mEriEur2.1, whole genome shotgun sequence DNA:
- the RPL27A gene encoding large ribosomal subunit protein uL15, with translation MVGTSFRPSSPGWARARARARAPGSAPSCPGPPPPGAGGLCWPRTRGPRAPGRRSGAAWAERAGGRRGRPDPDPDRLSPQPSRLRKTRKLRGHVSHGHGRIGKHRKHPGGRGNAGGMHHHRINFDKYHPGYFGKVGMRHYHLKRNQSFCPTVNLDKLWTLVSEQTRVNAAKNPAGAAPIIDVVRSGYYKVLGKGKLPKQPVIVKAKFFSRRAEEKIKGVGGACVLVA, from the exons ATGGTAGGtacatccttccgtccctcttcCCCGGGctgggcgagggcgagggcgagggcgagggcgccGGGCTCTGCCCCGTCGTGCCCCGGCCCTCCGCCCCCGGGCGCCGGCGGGCTCTGCTGGCCGCGGACCCGAGGTCCCCGGGCGCCCGGGCGGAGGAGCGGGGCCGCGTGGGCTGAGCGGGCGGGTGGCCGGCGGGGCCGCCCAGACCCGGACCCCGACCGCCTCTCTCCGCAGCCATCCAGGCTCAGGAAGACCCGCAAGCTCCGGGGCCACGTGAGCCACGGCCACGGCCGCATCG GCAAGCACCGCAAGCACCCGGGAGGCCGCGGCAACGCAGGCGGCATGCACCACCACAGGATCAACTTCGACAAATA CCACCCCGGCTACTTCGGGAAGGTGGGCATGCGCCATTACCACCTGAAGCGCAACCAGAGCTTCTGCCCGACCGTCAACCTGGACAAGCTGTGGACCCTGGTCAGCGAGCAGACGCGCGTCAACGCGGCCAAGAACCCGGCGGGGGCCGCCCCCATCATCGACGTGGTGCGGTCG GGCTACTACAAGGTCCTGGGCAAGGGCAAGCTCCCCAAGCAGCCGGTCATCGTGAAGGCCAAGTTCTTCAGCAGGAGAGCCGAGGAGAAGATCAAGGGGGTCGGCGGGGCCTGTGTCCTGGTGGCCTGA